In Ochrobactrum vermis, the following proteins share a genomic window:
- a CDS encoding urate hydroxylase PuuD: protein MYDFAVAWDWLGFAARWLHVITAIAWIGSSFYFIALDLGLRQRPGLPAGAHGEEWQVHGGGFYHIQKYLVAPAEMPEHLTWFKWESYATWLSGFTLLCIVYYAGADLYLIDPNVLDVSVPVAIAISIGSLAFGWIAYNTICKLMLGKSDTLLMVMLYVVLVFVAWGYTHLFTGRAAFLHLGAFTATIMSANVFMLIIPNQKIVVADLIAGRKPDPKYGKIAKQRSTHNNYLTLPVLFLMLSNHYPLAFGTEFNWIIASLVFLMGVTIRHWFNTQHARKGSPTWTWLVTVILFIIIIWLSTVPKVLTGEPEEQKVSALQQSFISDPHFEKVRDTVMGRCAMCHAKEPGWEGIIAPPKGVVLDTDRDIAAHAREIYLQAGRSHAMPPANVTGVSEEERQLLASWYQSATQGPK, encoded by the coding sequence ATGTATGATTTTGCCGTAGCCTGGGACTGGCTGGGCTTCGCAGCGCGGTGGCTGCACGTGATTACCGCGATTGCGTGGATCGGCTCGTCCTTTTACTTCATTGCGCTCGATCTGGGTTTGCGCCAGCGTCCCGGCTTGCCGGCAGGCGCGCACGGCGAGGAATGGCAGGTCCATGGCGGTGGTTTCTATCACATCCAGAAATATCTGGTTGCGCCCGCCGAAATGCCGGAACACCTGACCTGGTTCAAATGGGAATCCTACGCCACCTGGCTGTCGGGCTTCACACTGCTCTGCATCGTCTATTATGCTGGCGCCGATCTCTACCTGATCGATCCGAATGTCCTCGATGTGTCTGTTCCGGTCGCTATCGCCATTTCCATCGGCTCGCTGGCGTTTGGCTGGATCGCCTACAACACGATCTGCAAGCTCATGCTCGGCAAGAGCGATACGCTGCTGATGGTGATGCTCTATGTCGTGCTTGTGTTCGTTGCCTGGGGCTACACGCATCTGTTTACCGGACGCGCCGCCTTCCTGCATCTTGGCGCGTTCACTGCCACGATCATGTCGGCCAATGTGTTCATGCTTATCATCCCGAACCAGAAGATCGTGGTGGCGGATCTGATCGCAGGCCGCAAGCCGGATCCGAAATACGGCAAGATCGCCAAGCAGCGTTCGACGCATAACAACTATCTGACGCTGCCTGTGCTGTTCCTGATGCTGTCGAACCACTATCCGCTGGCTTTCGGGACCGAATTCAACTGGATCATCGCCTCGCTGGTATTCCTGATGGGCGTCACGATCCGTCACTGGTTCAACACGCAGCACGCCCGCAAGGGCAGCCCGACCTGGACCTGGCTGGTAACGGTGATCCTGTTCATCATCATCATCTGGCTCTCGACGGTGCCGAAAGTTCTGACTGGTGAGCCGGAAGAACAAAAGGTCTCGGCATTGCAGCAATCCTTCATCTCGGACCCGCACTTTGAAAAAGTGCGGGATACCGTTATGGGGCGCTGCGCCATGTGCCATGCCAAGGAACCAGGCTGGGAAGGTATCATTGCGCCGCCGAAGGGCGTCGTGCTGGACACCGACCGGGACATCGCCGCGCATGCGCGTGAAATCTATTTGCAGGCAGGCCGTTCGCATGCCATGCCGCCCGCCAATGTCACTGGTGTGAGCGAAGAAGAGCGCCAGCTTCTTGCCTCCTGGTACCAGTCTGCCACGCAAGGCCCGAAATAA
- the guaD gene encoding guanine deaminase, with protein sequence MTKLLIRGRVLTFRDEPQSLDDNAAYRYIEDGAVLVEDGRILRLGDYAEVSAEAGSDVNVADHRPHLILPGFIDTHIHYPQTQVVASYAANLLEWLNTYTFVAEQKFADEQHAEFIAERFLDELIRHGTTTAVAYCSVHPQSVDAYFRASQHRNMRMLGGKVMMDRNAPPALCDTAQSGYDDTKALIARWQGKGRLDYVITPRFAITSTPEQLEASHALVREHPGSYIQTHLSENHDEIAFTKSLYPDAPDYLGIYEHYGLLGSKTLLGHSIHLEEREVRVMAETGSIAVFCPTSNLFLGSGLFDRDRLQAAGVRMAVATDVGGGTSFSMLRTMDEGYKILQLREQRLNPFQSFYMMTLGNARALSMEDKIGTLDEGTEADIVVLDSSATSPMRLRMAAGATLEQELFLLQTLGDDRAIVETYVAGKPLKAELA encoded by the coding sequence ATGACCAAGCTTCTGATCCGCGGCCGTGTGCTGACCTTTCGTGACGAGCCGCAGAGCCTCGATGACAATGCCGCTTATCGCTATATCGAAGACGGCGCTGTTCTGGTCGAAGATGGCCGTATCCTGCGCCTCGGAGACTATGCCGAAGTCAGTGCCGAGGCAGGCAGCGATGTAAACGTCGCCGACCATCGCCCGCACCTGATCCTGCCCGGTTTCATCGATACGCATATCCATTATCCGCAGACGCAGGTAGTCGCTTCCTATGCAGCCAATCTGCTGGAATGGCTCAACACCTATACGTTCGTCGCGGAGCAGAAATTTGCCGACGAGCAGCATGCCGAATTCATTGCGGAGCGCTTTCTTGACGAGCTGATCCGCCACGGCACCACCACGGCAGTTGCTTATTGCTCGGTGCATCCGCAAAGCGTCGATGCCTATTTCCGCGCGTCGCAGCATCGCAACATGCGTATGCTTGGCGGCAAGGTGATGATGGACCGCAATGCGCCGCCTGCACTTTGCGACACGGCACAGTCCGGCTATGACGATACGAAGGCGCTGATCGCGCGCTGGCAGGGCAAAGGCCGCCTCGATTATGTGATTACGCCGCGCTTTGCGATCACATCTACGCCTGAGCAGCTCGAAGCAAGCCATGCGCTTGTCCGTGAGCACCCCGGCAGCTACATCCAGACGCATCTTTCAGAAAACCACGACGAAATCGCATTCACCAAGTCGCTCTATCCTGATGCACCGGACTATCTCGGCATTTACGAGCATTACGGCCTGTTGGGCAGCAAGACGCTGCTCGGCCATTCAATCCATCTGGAAGAGCGTGAAGTGCGCGTCATGGCGGAAACCGGCTCGATTGCCGTCTTCTGCCCGACCTCCAACCTGTTCCTCGGTTCCGGCCTCTTCGACCGTGATCGGTTGCAGGCGGCGGGTGTACGGATGGCGGTGGCGACCGATGTGGGCGGCGGCACCAGTTTCTCGATGCTGCGTACCATGGACGAAGGCTACAAAATCCTGCAGCTACGTGAACAGCGTCTGAACCCGTTCCAGTCCTTCTATATGATGACGCTCGGCAATGCCCGCGCGCTCTCCATGGAAGACAAGATCGGTACGCTCGATGAAGGCACGGAAGCCGATATCGTGGTGCTGGATTCATCGGCCACATCACCGATGCGGCTCCGCATGGCAGCTGGTGCGACGCTGGAGCAGGAACTGTTCCTGCTGCAGACGCTGGGGGATGACCGCGCCATCGTCGAAACCTATGTGGCGGGGAAGCCGCTCAAGGCGGAACTGGCTTAA
- the xdhA gene encoding xanthine dehydrogenase small subunit, translating to MHQSVRHTIRFLLNGEKIELDRVSPTETLLDYLRLSAKLRGTKEGCGEGDCGACTVLVGKISDGKLVYESVNACIRFMGSLDGCHVVTIEHLRGADGDLHPVQKAMIEFHGSQCGFCTPGFVMSLYALWMREPKPADAQIEKALQGNLCRCTGYEAIMRAARIISDYGTVMEDPLAAERAHVLEQMTAMRDGVRVEVGEGKDRLIVPGDLDDFATLLAAEPKATIVAGSTDVGLWVTKMMRDISPAVFIGHLEELRSIREENGIVTIGAGVTYTEAFGFLARRVPQLGSLINRIGGEQVRNMGTIGGNIANGSPIGDTPPPLIALNAKLTLRKGAERRTIPLEEFFIAYGKQDRQPGEFVEAVHVPVPREGSHFAIYKVSKRFEEDITATLGAFHLTLDAAGNVETVRIAYGGMAATPKRASTVEALLTGKPWTEATVEAALEAYSQDYTPLSDMRATADYRLLAARNLLRRFFAETEGSYTPLRAAEIAAA from the coding sequence GTGCACCAGTCCGTGCGACACACGATCCGCTTTCTTCTGAACGGTGAAAAGATCGAACTCGATCGTGTTTCCCCGACCGAAACGCTGCTGGATTATCTTCGGCTGTCCGCCAAGCTGCGCGGGACCAAGGAAGGCTGCGGCGAAGGCGATTGCGGCGCGTGCACGGTGCTGGTCGGCAAGATTTCCGATGGCAAGCTCGTTTATGAGAGCGTCAATGCCTGCATCCGCTTCATGGGTTCGCTGGATGGCTGCCATGTTGTGACGATCGAGCATCTGCGCGGGGCCGACGGTGATCTGCATCCGGTGCAAAAGGCGATGATCGAGTTTCATGGCTCGCAATGCGGCTTCTGCACGCCGGGCTTCGTCATGTCGCTCTACGCTCTGTGGATGCGCGAGCCGAAACCAGCCGATGCGCAGATTGAAAAAGCCTTGCAGGGCAATCTTTGCCGCTGCACGGGCTATGAGGCGATCATGCGCGCCGCCCGCATCATTTCCGATTACGGTACAGTCATGGAAGACCCGCTTGCAGCCGAGCGCGCCCATGTTCTTGAACAGATGACAGCCATGCGCGACGGTGTGCGGGTGGAAGTGGGTGAAGGCAAGGACCGGTTGATCGTGCCTGGCGATCTCGATGACTTCGCCACCCTTCTGGCCGCAGAGCCGAAGGCGACGATCGTTGCCGGTTCGACCGATGTGGGCCTTTGGGTCACCAAGATGATGCGCGACATTTCCCCGGCCGTCTTCATTGGCCATCTGGAGGAATTGCGTTCCATCCGTGAGGAAAACGGTATCGTTACCATCGGCGCAGGTGTGACCTACACGGAAGCATTCGGATTTCTCGCCAGGCGCGTTCCGCAGCTTGGGAGCCTCATCAACCGCATTGGCGGCGAGCAGGTGCGTAATATGGGAACCATCGGTGGCAATATCGCCAATGGTTCGCCGATCGGCGATACGCCACCGCCGCTGATCGCGCTCAATGCAAAGCTGACCCTGCGCAAAGGGGCGGAGCGCCGCACCATACCGCTGGAAGAGTTCTTCATCGCTTATGGCAAGCAGGATCGCCAGCCCGGCGAGTTTGTCGAGGCCGTGCATGTGCCGGTGCCGCGCGAAGGAAGCCATTTTGCCATTTACAAGGTGTCGAAGCGCTTCGAGGAAGACATCACGGCGACGCTCGGCGCTTTCCATCTGACGCTCGATGCGGCGGGCAATGTGGAAACGGTACGCATCGCCTATGGCGGCATGGCCGCAACGCCGAAGCGCGCCAGCACGGTGGAAGCCTTGCTCACCGGAAAGCCATGGACCGAAGCAACGGTCGAAGCGGCATTGGAAGCCTATTCACAGGACTATACGCCCTTGAGCGATATGCGCGCGACAGCGGATTACCGGCTGCTCGCAGCGCGCAACCTGTTGCGGCGTTTCTTCGCCGAAACGGAAGGCAGTTACACGCCGCTGCGCGCGGCTGAAATCGCGGCGGCGTGA
- the xdhB gene encoding xanthine dehydrogenase molybdopterin binding subunit: MNKHPANALKAARIVGGVATDQKHDSAHKHVTGTAVYIDDIPEPEGTLHIGVGYSSVAHGSFKSIDLSAVRAAPGVVDVLTYKDVPGENDVSPSGMHDDPIFAVDKVEFHGQPIFAVIAKTRDQARRAARLAKIEYEEAAGIYSIKALDGLKDRLVTTPLTLKRGDARAAIDAAPHRIKNRMYLGGQDHFYLEGQVSLAIPGEDEDVTVYCSTQGPSETQHLVAHALGVPSHSVTVEVRRMGGGFGGKETQANQWAAIAAIAAKKHKRAMKIRLDRDEDMTSTGKRHDFVIDYEVGFDDDGNILGIDYLFALNAGFSADLSGPVGDRALFHCDNAYFFPAVHAQSAPLYTNTVSNTAFRGFGGPQGMVGAERVIDEVAFAVGKDPLEIRKRNFYDEMGKDGTRNVTPYHQKVEDCIIQRIVAELEESSDYAKRREAIREFNAKSRYVKRGMALTPVKFGISFTKTESNQAGALVHVYNDGSVHMNHGGTEMGQGLHLKVAQVVAEEFQIDIDRVKITATTTAKVPNTAPTAASSGADLNGMAAQDAARQIKKRLIHFAAQQYQVPEDQVVFLPNRVRVGNQEISFNDLVKQAFIGRVQLSAAGHYKTPKIHWDRAKGRGHAFYYYAYGAACSEVSVDTLTGEYVVERTDILHDTGRSLNRAIDIGQVEGGFVQGMGWLTTEELVWDDKGRLRTHAPSTYKIPLASDRPKIFNVALTDWSEAYEPTIHRSKAVGEPPLPLGLSVLHALADAIASVADHKVCPRLDAPATPERVLMAIERLRKQKG; the protein is encoded by the coding sequence ATGAACAAGCATCCTGCAAACGCATTGAAGGCTGCCCGCATTGTCGGCGGTGTTGCCACCGATCAGAAGCACGATTCCGCGCACAAGCATGTGACGGGAACGGCTGTCTATATTGACGATATACCGGAACCCGAAGGCACGTTGCATATTGGGGTCGGCTATTCGTCCGTTGCGCACGGTTCGTTCAAATCCATTGATTTGTCGGCAGTGCGCGCTGCTCCCGGTGTGGTCGATGTGTTGACCTACAAGGACGTGCCTGGCGAAAACGACGTTTCGCCGTCAGGTATGCATGACGACCCGATCTTTGCCGTCGACAAGGTTGAGTTCCACGGCCAGCCGATCTTTGCGGTTATCGCGAAAACACGTGATCAGGCGCGCCGCGCCGCGCGTCTGGCGAAGATCGAATATGAGGAAGCGGCGGGCATCTATTCCATCAAAGCGCTGGACGGTCTCAAGGACCGGCTTGTCACCACGCCGCTGACGCTGAAGCGCGGCGACGCGCGCGCCGCTATCGACGCTGCGCCGCACCGTATCAAGAACCGCATGTATCTTGGCGGGCAGGATCATTTCTATCTTGAAGGCCAGGTTTCGCTGGCTATCCCCGGCGAGGATGAGGACGTCACCGTCTATTGCTCCACGCAGGGGCCGAGCGAAACCCAGCATCTCGTTGCCCATGCACTGGGCGTTCCAAGCCATTCCGTGACAGTGGAAGTGCGCCGCATGGGCGGCGGCTTCGGTGGCAAGGAAACACAGGCCAACCAGTGGGCGGCAATCGCTGCCATCGCTGCCAAGAAACACAAACGGGCCATGAAGATCAGGCTCGACCGCGACGAGGACATGACCTCGACCGGCAAGCGACACGACTTCGTCATCGATTATGAAGTCGGCTTCGACGATGACGGCAATATTCTGGGCATCGATTATCTGTTTGCCCTCAATGCCGGGTTCTCGGCAGACCTTTCCGGGCCGGTGGGTGATCGCGCCCTGTTTCACTGCGACAATGCCTATTTCTTTCCGGCAGTTCATGCACAGTCGGCGCCGCTTTACACGAACACTGTGTCGAATACGGCGTTTCGCGGCTTTGGCGGCCCGCAGGGCATGGTCGGCGCGGAACGCGTTATCGATGAAGTGGCTTTCGCTGTCGGCAAGGATCCGCTCGAAATCCGCAAGCGCAATTTCTACGACGAGATGGGAAAAGATGGCACGCGCAATGTCACCCCCTATCACCAGAAGGTCGAAGATTGCATAATTCAGCGCATCGTTGCGGAACTTGAAGAAAGCTCCGATTACGCAAAGCGCCGCGAAGCGATCCGCGAATTCAACGCAAAAAGCCGTTATGTGAAACGGGGCATGGCGCTGACGCCGGTGAAATTCGGCATCTCCTTCACCAAGACGGAGTCCAATCAGGCTGGCGCTCTGGTGCATGTCTATAATGACGGCTCGGTGCACATGAACCATGGCGGCACGGAAATGGGGCAGGGGCTCCATCTGAAAGTGGCGCAGGTCGTGGCCGAGGAATTCCAGATCGACATCGACCGGGTGAAGATCACCGCGACCACCACTGCCAAGGTGCCGAACACGGCGCCAACGGCAGCCTCTTCCGGTGCCGACCTCAACGGTATGGCGGCACAGGACGCTGCCCGACAGATCAAAAAGCGTCTCATCCATTTTGCGGCACAGCAATATCAGGTGCCGGAAGATCAGGTTGTCTTCCTTCCCAACCGGGTTCGTGTCGGCAATCAGGAAATCAGCTTCAACGATCTTGTTAAGCAGGCCTTTATCGGTCGCGTGCAGCTATCGGCAGCAGGTCACTACAAGACGCCGAAGATCCATTGGGATCGCGCCAAGGGTCGGGGCCACGCCTTCTACTACTATGCTTACGGAGCGGCTTGTTCCGAAGTTTCCGTCGACACTCTGACTGGCGAATATGTGGTGGAGCGCACCGATATTCTGCATGATACCGGGCGTTCCCTGAACCGCGCCATCGATATCGGTCAGGTTGAAGGCGGCTTCGTGCAGGGCATGGGCTGGCTGACGACAGAGGAGCTTGTGTGGGACGATAAGGGGCGGCTTCGCACCCATGCGCCTTCCACCTACAAGATCCCGCTGGCTTCCGACCGGCCCAAGATCTTCAATGTAGCGCTGACAGACTGGTCCGAGGCCTATGAGCCGACGATCCATCGCTCCAAGGCTGTTGGCGAACCGCCGCTGCCGCTTGGGCTGTCGGTCCTGCATGCGTTGGCCGATGCCATTGCCAGCGTGGCGGATCACAAGGTCTGCCCGCGGCTCGATGCGCCAGCTACACCGGAACGTGTGCTGATGGCCATCGAACGGCTCCGCAAGCAAAAGGGCTAG
- the xdhC gene encoding xanthine dehydrogenase accessory protein XdhC gives MPGARDDIRAFLNRRPDSVLVEVTDVKGSAPRDAGAWMLVARDMIFRTIGGGQLEYMAIDHARKILLGGRDSPMDVPLGPEIGQCCGGRVGLCFRRVSRGLTDELVSKVDAEIATRPHVYVFGAGHVGDALANALSFTPVRVILVDTREAELMACDVPGVETCLSAMPEQVVRSAPPGSAFIILTHDHALDFLIVTEALQRRDAVYVGMIGSKTKKATFKNWLKREVGNDNLFENLVCPVGGAVVKDKRPEVIAALAAAEVLTAVLTTSKVSQPA, from the coding sequence ATGCCGGGTGCACGCGACGATATCCGGGCCTTTCTCAACCGGCGTCCTGACAGTGTGCTGGTTGAAGTCACCGATGTGAAAGGGTCTGCACCCCGCGATGCCGGGGCGTGGATGCTGGTTGCCCGCGACATGATCTTCCGGACCATCGGCGGCGGGCAGCTTGAATATATGGCGATTGACCATGCCCGGAAAATCCTGCTCGGCGGCAGGGACTCACCCATGGATGTTCCACTTGGTCCGGAAATCGGCCAGTGCTGCGGCGGACGGGTAGGCTTGTGCTTCAGACGTGTCAGTCGCGGGCTCACCGACGAGCTTGTCAGCAAGGTCGATGCGGAAATAGCCACGCGCCCACATGTCTATGTCTTCGGTGCAGGGCATGTCGGCGATGCGCTGGCAAATGCCCTCTCGTTCACGCCCGTCCGGGTCATTCTGGTGGATACGCGTGAAGCGGAATTAATGGCCTGCGATGTGCCGGGCGTCGAAACCTGTCTTTCGGCAATGCCCGAGCAGGTGGTGCGTTCCGCGCCACCGGGCAGCGCTTTCATCATCCTCACCCATGACCATGCGCTGGATTTTCTCATTGTCACTGAGGCTTTGCAGCGGCGCGATGCCGTCTATGTCGGCATGATCGGCTCGAAGACCAAAAAAGCCACTTTCAAAAATTGGTTGAAACGCGAAGTCGGTAACGACAATCTTTTTGAAAATCTGGTCTGCCCCGTCGGCGGAGCTGTGGTAAAAGACAAGCGGCCGGAAGTCATCGCGGCGCTGGCCGCTGCCGAGGTTCTGACCGCCGTTTTGACCACGAGCAAAGTCTCGCAGCCTGCCTGA
- a CDS encoding LysR family transcriptional regulator, which yields MSYLDNLRVFVRVVELGNLSAAGRDQRASPAVASNRIKELEKHLGVRLFNRTTRKLTPTEHGRVFYDGALKILEAVDEAEAAVAELAKNPKGSIRITAPLGFGRRLIASGIPEFHDKYPDIEVRLRLSDHEVDIMSEGVDVAFKLGVLENSNLRMRGIMNCERVICAAPEYLEKHGLPQSPDELLGDKHDCLLLRFPGSKEYYWSLQTAEGLRKFEVTGPYDSDDGDVLTQWALGGRGIINKPLFEVKEYIRDRRLVPILENTPPAPIQLAAIYPHKRFQDPKVRLIIDFMTERCQRLIREALA from the coding sequence ATGTCATATCTTGATAATCTGCGCGTTTTTGTGCGCGTTGTCGAATTGGGAAATCTATCTGCGGCGGGTCGCGACCAGCGCGCATCGCCAGCAGTTGCGAGCAATCGAATCAAGGAGTTGGAGAAGCATCTGGGAGTCAGGCTCTTCAACCGGACGACGCGCAAACTCACGCCGACCGAACACGGTCGCGTATTCTATGACGGGGCGTTGAAAATCCTCGAGGCCGTGGATGAAGCGGAGGCCGCCGTCGCTGAACTGGCGAAAAATCCGAAAGGATCGATTCGCATCACCGCCCCGCTTGGCTTCGGAAGACGGCTGATTGCATCGGGGATTCCGGAATTTCACGACAAATATCCGGACATCGAAGTGCGGCTTCGCCTGTCCGATCATGAAGTCGATATCATGAGCGAAGGCGTGGATGTGGCCTTCAAGCTCGGTGTGCTGGAGAATTCAAACCTGCGCATGCGCGGCATCATGAATTGCGAGCGCGTAATCTGTGCAGCGCCTGAATATCTCGAGAAACACGGGCTTCCGCAGTCACCTGACGAGTTGCTGGGCGACAAGCATGACTGCCTCCTGCTGCGCTTTCCAGGCTCGAAGGAGTATTACTGGTCGCTGCAGACGGCGGAAGGCTTGCGCAAGTTCGAAGTCACCGGACCTTATGACTCGGATGACGGTGACGTATTGACGCAGTGGGCGCTCGGTGGACGCGGCATCATCAACAAGCCGCTGTTCGAAGTGAAGGAATATATCCGCGACCGACGGCTGGTCCCCATCCTCGAAAACACGCCACCGGCGCCGATCCAGCTTGCTGCGATCTACCCGCACAAGCGCTTTCAGGATCCGAAGGTGCGTCTGATCATCGATTTCATGACGGAACGGTGCCAGCGATTGATACGGGAAGCGCTGGCTTAG
- the puuE gene encoding allantoinase PuuE — protein sequence MKYPRNLVGYGRNTPDPRWPGGANIAVQFVVNYEEGGECNILDGDAASECLLSEIVGAQPWKGQRNLNMESIYEYGARSGFWRLWRAFIRRNMPVTVYGVTLAMARNPEAVAAMKEADWEIASHGLRWWEYKDVPEEIEREHIRDAVRLHTELTGSRPLGIYQGKPSDNTLKLVMEEGGFLYSADSYADDLPYWVQGPREPHLIVPYTLDANDMRFATPQGFNSGDQFFTYLKDTFDVLYREGAEGAPKMMSIGLHCRLVGRPGRVAALERFLDYVQSHDKVWIAKRVDIARHWHENYKPVAADVVPSKAGKDDFVARYGSIFEHSPWIAERAYDAGFGQEEDTASGLAAAMTKVFRSAAADERLTVLKAHPDLAGKLAQAKRLTAESTAEQAGAGLDALTDAEKQTFTELNDAYTAKFGFPFIIAVKGRNKREILDTFKRRVSNDRDTEFETACAQVERIALLRLRDILPEALY from the coding sequence ATGAAATATCCGCGCAATCTCGTTGGCTACGGACGCAACACGCCAGATCCGCGCTGGCCGGGTGGAGCCAATATCGCAGTTCAGTTCGTCGTCAATTACGAGGAAGGCGGCGAATGCAACATTCTCGATGGCGACGCGGCCTCCGAATGCCTCTTGTCCGAGATTGTCGGCGCGCAGCCCTGGAAGGGTCAGCGCAACCTCAATATGGAATCCATCTATGAGTATGGCGCGCGCTCCGGCTTCTGGCGCCTGTGGCGCGCCTTCATCCGCCGCAACATGCCTGTCACTGTCTATGGCGTGACGCTTGCGATGGCGCGCAATCCCGAAGCTGTTGCCGCCATGAAAGAGGCTGACTGGGAAATCGCCAGCCACGGATTGCGGTGGTGGGAATATAAGGACGTTCCCGAAGAGATCGAACGCGAGCATATCCGCGATGCGGTTCGACTTCATACGGAACTCACCGGTTCGCGCCCGCTTGGCATTTATCAGGGCAAGCCTTCCGACAACACGCTGAAACTGGTGATGGAAGAAGGCGGTTTTCTCTATTCCGCCGATTCCTATGCCGACGATCTGCCTTACTGGGTTCAAGGTCCACGGGAACCGCACCTGATCGTGCCCTATACGCTTGACGCCAACGACATGCGTTTTGCAACGCCGCAGGGTTTCAATTCCGGCGACCAGTTCTTCACCTATCTGAAGGACACATTCGACGTGCTCTATCGCGAAGGTGCAGAAGGCGCACCGAAGATGATGTCCATCGGGCTGCATTGCCGCCTTGTCGGTCGTCCCGGCCGTGTGGCCGCGCTCGAACGGTTCCTCGACTATGTGCAAAGCCATGACAAGGTCTGGATCGCCAAACGCGTCGACATCGCCCGTCACTGGCACGAAAACTACAAGCCTGTCGCTGCCGATGTCGTTCCTTCGAAAGCCGGTAAAGATGATTTCGTCGCGCGCTACGGCAGCATTTTTGAGCACTCACCCTGGATCGCCGAACGCGCATATGATGCCGGTTTCGGCCAGGAGGAAGACACCGCATCGGGCCTTGCAGCCGCAATGACAAAAGTATTTCGCTCCGCCGCCGCAGATGAGCGGCTTACCGTTTTGAAGGCGCACCCGGATCTTGCCGGTAAGCTCGCACAGGCCAAGCGGCTGACGGCGGAATCGACTGCCGAACAGGCCGGTGCCGGCCTTGATGCACTCACCGATGCGGAAAAGCAGACATTCACCGAATTGAACGATGCTTATACCGCGAAGTTCGGCTTTCCGTTCATTATTGCCGTCAAGGGCCGCAACAAGCGGGAAATCCTCGACACCTTCAAGCGTCGTGTTTCCAATGATCGTGACACGGAATTCGAAACGGCCTGCGCCCAGGTGGAACGCATCGCTCTTCTGCGCCTCCGGGATATTCTACCGGAAGCGCTCTACTGA
- the uraH gene encoding hydroxyisourate hydrolase encodes MGQEKSGNGRLTTHVLDTVSGKPAANLRIELRRVENQQAEPIREIRTNEDGRCSEPLLSGEKLRAGSYELLFHVGEYFGKTGDAIPFLDVVPLRFGISDEKAHYHVPLLVSPFSYSTYRGS; translated from the coding sequence ATGGGTCAGGAAAAGAGCGGTAATGGCCGGTTGACGACGCATGTCCTCGACACGGTAAGCGGCAAACCGGCTGCAAATCTGCGCATCGAATTGCGCCGCGTCGAGAATCAGCAGGCCGAGCCAATCCGGGAAATTCGCACCAATGAGGATGGCCGCTGCAGCGAACCGTTGCTGTCGGGCGAGAAGTTGCGGGCAGGTTCCTACGAGCTTCTGTTCCACGTCGGCGAGTATTTCGGCAAGACCGGCGATGCCATTCCGTTCCTCGATGTCGTCCCACTGCGCTTTGGCATTTCCGATGAAAAAGCGCATTATCATGTACCGCTTCTCGTTTCGCCGTTTTCCTATTCCACCTATCGCGGGAGCTAA
- a CDS encoding bifunctional allantoicase/(S)-ureidoglycine aminohydrolase, with protein sequence MGNDKNNRTYYAPTGGLPPQNQLLTDRAMFTEAYAVIPKGTFSDIVTSFLPFWDKTRLWVIARPLSGFAETFSQYIMEVQPGGGSERAELDEGAQGVLFVVEGEIAVTVAGKTHTLTEGGYAYLPPKSGWTLRNNGTATARFHWVRKAYEYVDGLDVPEPLFLNENNIAPSPMPDTNGAWATTRFVDPNDLRHDMHVTVVTFEPGGVIPFAETHVMEHGLYVLEGKAVYRLNQDWVEVEAGDFMWLRAFCPQACYAGGPGKFRYLLYKDVNRHMKLSR encoded by the coding sequence ATGGGCAACGACAAGAACAATCGCACTTACTACGCACCAACGGGCGGGTTGCCGCCGCAAAACCAGCTCCTCACCGACCGCGCCATGTTCACCGAAGCCTATGCGGTGATCCCCAAGGGCACGTTCAGCGATATCGTGACGAGCTTCCTGCCGTTCTGGGACAAGACGCGGCTTTGGGTGATCGCGCGTCCCCTTTCGGGCTTTGCCGAGACCTTCTCGCAATACATCATGGAAGTGCAGCCGGGCGGCGGCAGCGAGCGCGCCGAACTGGATGAAGGCGCGCAAGGCGTGCTGTTCGTGGTCGAGGGCGAGATCGCCGTCACCGTGGCAGGCAAGACGCACACGCTGACCGAAGGCGGCTATGCTTATCTGCCGCCGAAGAGCGGCTGGACGCTCCGCAACAATGGCACTGCGACGGCCCGCTTCCACTGGGTACGCAAGGCTTATGAATATGTCGACGGGCTAGACGTCCCGGAACCGCTTTTCCTCAATGAAAACAATATCGCTCCGAGCCCGATGCCGGATACCAACGGTGCCTGGGCGACGACGCGCTTCGTTGACCCGAACGATCTGCGCCATGACATGCATGTGACCGTTGTCACATTTGAACCGGGTGGCGTCATTCCGTTTGCCGAAACCCACGTCATGGAGCACGGGCTTTATGTGTTGGAAGGCAAGGCTGTCTATCGGCTCAATCAGGATTGGGTGGAAGTGGAAGCCGGTGACTTTATGTGGCTGCGCGCTTTCTGTCCGCAGGCCTGCTATGCGGGCGGTC